The following are encoded in a window of Paraburkholderia hospita genomic DNA:
- a CDS encoding SDR family oxidoreductase, whose translation MTTQSNPSKVILITGASSGIGEAAVRLLAAQGHHLVIGARRTERLAALAEEVQASGGSVCYQALDVTSATSVSAFAQFALDTFGRIDVIVNNAGVMPLSPLSATKVDEWDRMIDVNIRGVLHGIAAVLPTMERQGFGQVINISSIGGLSVSPTAAVYCATKFAVRAISDGLRQESDKVRVTVICPGVVESELADSISDDTARAAMRDFRRIALTSDAIARSIAYAIEQPADVDVSEIVVRPTASPF comes from the coding sequence ATGACGACGCAATCCAACCCATCCAAAGTCATCCTCATCACTGGAGCAAGCAGCGGTATCGGCGAAGCGGCCGTCCGGCTGCTTGCCGCCCAGGGGCACCACCTCGTGATCGGCGCGCGGCGCACCGAACGGCTCGCGGCGCTGGCCGAAGAAGTCCAGGCGAGCGGCGGCTCGGTTTGCTATCAGGCGCTCGACGTCACTTCCGCCACCAGCGTGAGCGCTTTCGCCCAGTTCGCACTGGACACCTTCGGCCGCATCGATGTGATCGTCAACAACGCCGGCGTGATGCCGTTGTCGCCCTTGAGCGCGACAAAAGTGGACGAGTGGGATCGCATGATCGATGTGAACATCCGCGGCGTGCTGCACGGAATCGCTGCCGTGCTGCCGACCATGGAGCGTCAGGGGTTCGGCCAGGTCATCAATATTTCGTCGATCGGCGGCCTGTCCGTCTCGCCGACGGCGGCCGTGTACTGCGCGACCAAGTTCGCCGTACGCGCCATCTCGGACGGCCTGCGGCAGGAATCCGACAAGGTGCGTGTGACCGTGATCTGCCCAGGCGTCGTGGAGTCGGAATTGGCCGACTCGATCTCCGACGACACCGCGCGCGCCGCCATGCGCGACTTCCGCCGCATCGCACTGACGTCGGACGCCATCGCGCGCTCGATCGCCTATGCGATCGAGCAGCCGGCCGACGTCGATGTCAGCGAAATCGTCGTGCGTCCGACGGCGAGCCCTTTCTAA
- a CDS encoding TetR/AcrR family transcriptional regulator, translating into MSPKPSIAKNADYHHGNLRNALIEAGRSALMEVSAQDLSLRYLARMVGVSEAAPSRHFAGIDELLATIAASGYRDLAALRVAIRDSEDTALAKAYRMMRVYIEFAQHHNGLFSLMIGPRIAAHQAYPELAEESNRSFGLFSETIEALAIESGWAQSDLKLVTHAAWSMEHGLATLILSNRAPRADTKVAIPKLIDFVVMTLLSAIMAGPDHLQSVIQQCELVQKPVATRTARKRAKA; encoded by the coding sequence GTGAGTCCCAAGCCATCTATCGCGAAGAATGCGGATTACCACCACGGCAATCTGCGCAATGCGCTCATTGAAGCGGGGCGCAGCGCACTCATGGAGGTATCGGCGCAAGACCTGAGCCTTCGTTATCTCGCGCGCATGGTGGGCGTATCAGAAGCCGCGCCCTCGCGGCATTTTGCCGGCATCGACGAACTGCTTGCCACGATCGCGGCAAGCGGTTATCGCGACCTCGCTGCGCTGCGCGTTGCGATCCGTGACAGCGAGGATACGGCGCTTGCCAAAGCGTACCGGATGATGCGGGTGTACATCGAGTTCGCGCAGCACCACAATGGGCTGTTCAGTCTGATGATCGGGCCTCGCATCGCGGCGCATCAGGCGTATCCGGAACTCGCCGAGGAAAGTAACCGGTCTTTTGGGTTGTTCTCCGAGACGATCGAGGCGCTGGCTATCGAGAGTGGTTGGGCTCAGTCCGATCTCAAGCTCGTCACCCATGCCGCGTGGAGTATGGAGCATGGTCTCGCCACGCTGATCCTGTCGAACCGCGCACCGCGTGCGGACACCAAAGTGGCGATACCAAAGTTGATCGACTTCGTGGTGATGACACTGCTTAGCGCCATCATGGCGGGCCCGGATCATCTCCAGAGCGTGATACAGCAATGCGAGCTGGTTCAGAAGCCTGTAGCTACGCGCACAGCTCGAAAGCGGGCCAAAGCGTAG
- a CDS encoding SDR family NAD(P)-dependent oxidoreductase yields the protein MTSHASADQPFAGKVAIVTGAASGIGLATTELLHAQGASVIAVGRGANVEALARPGIVPLIADVAHEQSAVRAVSTAMERFGKLDILVNNAAIIINKPVIEMTLDDWNRIQAVNSTGAFLFSREAMRAMMPAKKGAIVNVGSYACYQAFPLIAAYAASKGALAQLTRAMSLEAIDHGIRVNAVGSGDAVTNITNHIHEDGRAFLAEHGKNAPIKRAADPREIAEVIVFLASDKASYMVGAVVMADGGMSVALK from the coding sequence ATGACTTCACATGCATCCGCCGACCAGCCGTTCGCCGGCAAGGTCGCCATCGTCACCGGCGCAGCAAGCGGCATCGGCCTTGCGACCACCGAGCTGCTGCACGCGCAAGGCGCTAGCGTGATTGCTGTCGGGCGCGGCGCCAACGTCGAAGCACTGGCGCGTCCGGGGATCGTCCCGCTCATCGCGGACGTCGCGCATGAGCAAAGCGCGGTGCGCGCCGTATCCACCGCGATGGAACGCTTCGGCAAGCTGGACATTCTGGTCAACAACGCCGCGATCATCATCAACAAGCCGGTCATCGAGATGACACTCGACGACTGGAACCGCATTCAGGCGGTCAATTCCACGGGTGCGTTCCTGTTCTCGCGCGAGGCAATGCGCGCGATGATGCCGGCGAAGAAGGGCGCCATCGTCAACGTGGGTTCATATGCGTGCTATCAGGCGTTTCCGCTTATCGCGGCCTATGCGGCGTCCAAAGGTGCGCTCGCCCAGTTGACGCGCGCCATGTCGCTCGAGGCGATCGATCATGGCATTCGTGTCAATGCAGTGGGGTCCGGCGATGCCGTAACGAACATCACGAACCACATCCACGAGGATGGCCGGGCCTTCCTTGCCGAACACGGCAAGAATGCGCCCATCAAACGTGCAGCCGATCCGCGCGAAATTGCCGAAGTGATCGTCTTTCTGGCGTCCGATAAAGCCAGCTATATGGTCGGCGCGGTTGTGATGGCGGATGGTGGCATGAGCGTGGCGCTCAAGTAA
- a CDS encoding SDR family oxidoreductase, whose product MSNSAKIWFVTGASKGVGQRLVRQLIARGDRVAATSRTVASLTDAIGPASGQFLPLQVDLTDDQSVRSAIAQTIRTFGKIDVIVNNAGYAQQGTVEALSDEELRQNFEVNLFAPLTVLRHALPHLREQRGGHVVNIASIVGYQGGYAGWGSYVASKFALAGLTESLASEVAEFDIKATVVYPGPVRTEFLSSGALAVAKRQIDEYTEARASLDLHLGTLHGHQAGDPEKLAMLIMQAVDVAEPPLHLFAGKIANELAAQKAAAVQRDLDAWKGSSEATDFDE is encoded by the coding sequence ATGAGCAATTCCGCGAAGATCTGGTTCGTTACGGGCGCATCGAAAGGCGTCGGCCAACGACTCGTGCGGCAACTCATCGCGCGTGGCGATCGCGTCGCCGCGACCTCGCGAACCGTGGCATCGCTGACGGACGCAATCGGTCCGGCCTCCGGGCAGTTTCTTCCGCTGCAAGTAGATCTGACCGACGATCAGAGCGTGCGCTCGGCCATCGCGCAAACCATCAGGACCTTCGGCAAGATCGATGTGATCGTCAATAACGCCGGATACGCCCAACAGGGAACCGTCGAAGCCCTCTCTGACGAGGAGCTTCGGCAAAACTTCGAAGTCAACCTGTTCGCGCCGCTGACTGTACTGCGACACGCGCTCCCGCATCTGCGCGAGCAGCGTGGCGGACATGTCGTCAACATTGCGTCGATCGTCGGTTATCAGGGCGGTTACGCCGGCTGGGGCAGCTATGTGGCGAGCAAGTTCGCGCTCGCCGGCCTGACCGAATCGCTCGCGTCCGAGGTGGCCGAGTTCGACATCAAGGCGACGGTGGTGTACCCCGGTCCCGTGCGCACGGAGTTTTTGTCGAGCGGCGCGCTGGCGGTGGCCAAACGCCAGATTGATGAATATACGGAAGCCAGGGCGTCACTCGATCTGCACCTGGGCACGCTGCACGGTCATCAGGCCGGTGATCCGGAAAAACTGGCCATGTTGATCATGCAGGCCGTTGATGTTGCCGAACCACCGTTGCACCTGTTCGCCGGCAAAATCGCCAACGAACTGGCAGCGCAGAAAGCCGCGGCCGTTCAACGCGACCTTGATGCGTGGAAAGGCTCATCCGAAGCAACGGACTTTGACGAGTAA